Proteins encoded by one window of Salvia splendens isolate huo1 chromosome 14, SspV2, whole genome shotgun sequence:
- the LOC121764481 gene encoding uncharacterized protein LOC121764481 codes for MGHQEYSSEFKNQVVQFIIGRCVGGVPPRGTLKEAQLKFTISRQTCTRWWNAAKKQQQRGTSVQLVSVKKVRHYPKRLQLDVDLLKSLHFSKRCNLLSVAVGLGCSKTTVWRWVKDGLIIPHTSAIKPNLTAANKLLRLIFTVESLEFDRILNKIRFMNMHNTIHIDEKWFYMTKGTQRFYLAPGEQEPHRTCKNKKFTSKIMFMCAVCRPLFGVHGEVLFDGKIGIFPFTKQVAAKRSSKNRQAGTMETKPIESITTDVVRECLINKILPAIIAKWPDGATKVLKIQQDNARPHIKDNDPAFREAAQQSGFSISIVQQPPNSPDTNVNDLGWFRAIQSIQTQTACNNVDDLVNAVEKSFHELQPETLDNVFLSLQGCYMKIMKVHGQNRYKLPHMGKAHLRRTNQLPLNLEVPVELVMEAVAYLRDQGSNHGLESISQALGL; via the exons ATGGGGCACCAAGAGTATTCCTCAGAATTCAAGAACCAAGTGGTCCAATTCATCATCGGAAGGTGTGTGGGCGGTGTACCTCCTCGTGGCACACTTAAGGAAGCACAACTGAAGTTTACAATCTCCCGGCAAACCTGTACAAGGTGGTGGAATGCTGCAAAGAAACAGCAACAACGAGGAACATCAGTTCAACTGGTAAGTGTCAAAAAAGTGCGGCATTACCCCAAAAGGCTGCAATTGGATGTTGATCTGTTAAAGAGTTTGCATTTCTCCAAAAGGTGCAACCTCTTGAGTGTGGCAGTGGGTTTAGGTTGTTCAAAAACAACCGTATGGAGGTGGGTTAAGGATGGCCTGATTATACCACACACATCAGCCATTAAACCCAACTTAACAGCTGCAAACAAGCTGTTACGACTGATATTCACAGTTGAATCATTAGAATTTGACAGAATCCTCAACAAAATCAGATTCATGAATATGCACAACACTATACATATTGATGAAAAGTGGTTCTACATGACAAAAGGAACTCAGAGATTCTATCTTGCTCCAGGAGAGCAAGAACCTCATAGAACATGTAAAAATAAGAAGTTCACATCCAAAATAATGTTCATGTGTGCAGTTTGTAGACCATTGTTTGGTGTTCATGGTGAAGTGTTGTTTGATGGAAAAATTGGAATTTTTCCCTTTACCAaacaagttgcagccaagaggtCAAGTAAAAACAGGCAGGCAGGCACTATGGAGACAAAACCCATAGAGAGTATCACAACAGATGTGGTGAGGGAATGCTTGATCAATAAG ATATTACCTGCCATCATAGCCAAGTGGCCAGATGGGGCAACTAAAGTTCTCAAGATACAACAAGATAACGCGAGACCACACATCAAAGACAATGACCCAGCTTTCAGAGAAGCTGCACAACAAAGTGGGTTCTCAATCTCAATTGTGCAACAACCACCTAACTCACCTGACACCAATGTGAATGACTTGGGTTGGTTCAGAGCAATACAGTCAATACAAACTCAGACTGCATGCAATAATGTGGATGACTTAGTGAATGCAGTTGAGAAATCATTCCATGAATTACAACCAGAGACTTTGGATAATGTTTTCCTAAGTCTTCAAGGCTGTTACATGAAAATTATGAAAGTCCATGGTCAGAACAGATACAAGCTGCCCCACATGGGGAAAGCACATTTAAGGAGGACAAATCAGCTTCCACTGAATCTAGAAGTTCCAGTGGAACTGGTTATGGAAGCAGTAGCTTATCTGAGAGACCAGGGGAGCAATCATGGATTGGAGTCAATATCCCAAGCCTTAGGATTATGA
- the LOC121765766 gene encoding 18.2 kDa class I heat shock protein-like isoform X2, translating into MVESSLSEGPIYFSYFYSNSNFDFTLSDPDLATSLTLDIKIDGSKSTEEEKVVILMLRFQYNVMKGYQLVRSKSYHFVKESGRTTLYVTKVAQNNRVVSRKIIWDRVLVPERWLVENNAAFSKEQPRGNACVDWKEAADAHVLKVDVPGFGEEEVKVEIEASGGILQISGERREERGEEGYKWHCVERGGGMFLRRFKLPENAKLEELTMGLEKGVLTVTVPKINQVFG; encoded by the coding sequence ATGGTTGAATCAAGTTTAAGCGAAGGTCCAATTTACTTCTCCTACTTCTATTCCAATTCTAATTTTGATTTCACTTTGTCTGATCCTGATTTGGCTACTAGCTTAACCCTTGATATCAAAATCGACGGATCTAAATCTACTGAGGAAGAAAAAGTAGTAATTCTTATGTTAAGGTTTCAATACAATGTGATGAAAGGGTATCAGCTTGTCCGAAGTAAAAGTTATCATTTTGTTAAGGAGAGTGGAAGAACAACATTGTATGTTACTAAAGTTGCTCAAAACAACCGTGTGGTGTCGAGAAAGATCATTTGGGATAGGGTTTTGGTACCGGAAAGGTGGCTGGTTGAGAACAATGCCGCCTTTTCGAAGGAGCAACCCCGTGGTAATGCTTGCGTGGATTGGAAGGAGGCGGCGGATGCGCATGTGTTGAAGGTGGATGTGCCTGGATTCGGTGAAGAGGAAGTGAAGGTTGAGATTGAAGCTAGTGGTGGAATTCTCCAGATCAGTGGAGAGAGAAGGGAGGAGAGGGGGGAGGAGGGATACAAGTGGCACTGCGTGGAGAGGGGCGGTGGAATGTTCCTGCGCCGGTTCAAGTTGCCGGAGAATGCCAAGCTGGAGGAGTTGACGATGGGGTTGGAGAAAGGGGTGCTGACGGTGACGGTGCCGAAAATTAATCAAGTGTTTGGTTAA
- the LOC121765898 gene encoding 7-deoxyloganetic acid glucosyl transferase-like isoform X1: MGSEGEKLPPHILIFPYPIQGHLSPMLNLAHLFCLSEFHVTFVVSDFSHRRLLQHTAVASTFAHHPGFQFRTISDGLPDDHPRAGERVLEVYPSVTNVMVPRFKKMMADEDFLASAARRPVTCFVADGLLSFAVDFAEESQIPLLYFRTSTLSNLWAFFHINELIAAKEVPVKGDMDALVKSVPGMEGFLRRRDLPSFFRGGGEANDSLLKSLAAVSRQLVRAQGAIFNTFEDIEGPIISQLHSHIPKIYTIGPIHEHLKCRLIEKEAEAEILSGNFWAEDRSCIDWLNSQPPRSVIYVSFGSITVVTREQLMEFWHGLVNSSQRFLWVMRPDSVAGKEGGDDVPEEVVEGTKEKGYMVKWAPQEEVLNHPAVGGFLTHSGWNSTLESIVAGVPMICWPYFGDQTINSRFVSDVWGMGLDIKDSCDRLFVEKAVREVMEVRKDEFLERAQDWSKLAKKAVRKGGSSSVNLDDLVDYISSLVI, from the exons ATGGGATCCGAAGGTGAAAAGCTGCCGCCTCATATCCTCATCTTCCCCTATCCGATTCAAGGCCATCTCAGCCCCATGCTTAATCTAGCTCATCTCTTCTGCCTATCTGAATTCCACGTCACCTTCGTAGTCTCCGACTtcagccaccgccgcctcctccAGCACACCGCCGTCGCCTCCACCTTCGCCCACCACCCCGGCTTTCAGTTCCGGACGATCTCCGATGGCCTCCCCGACGATCATCCCCGCGCCGGGGAGAGAGTCTTGGAAGTCTACCCCTCCGTCACAAACGTGATGGTGCCGCGCTTCAAGAAGATGATGGCTGATGAGGATTTTTTGGCGTCCGCGGCGCGTAGGCCGGTTACGTGCTTCGTCGCCGACGGGTTGCTCAGCTTCGCCGTCGATTTTGCGGAGGAGAGTCAGATTCCTTTGCTGTATTTCCGAACTTCGACTCTTTCGAATTTATGGGCTTTTTTCCACATAAATGAGCTTATTGCAGCTAAAGAAGTTCCTGTTAAAG GAGACATGGATGCGTTAGTGAAAAGCGTACCGGGAATGGAGGGTTTCCTCCGCCGCCGCGACCTGCCGAGCTTCTTCCGGGGAGGCGGCGAAGCGAACGATTCGTTACTTAAGTCGTTGGCCGCCGTGTCGAGGCAGCTTGTGCGCGCGCAAGGTGCCATATTCAACACATTCGAAGACATCGAAGGTCCGATCATATCGCAACTACACAGCCACATACCAAAAATCTACACCATCGGCCCGATCCACGAGCACCTGAAATGCAGGCTCATCGAGAAGGAGGCCGAGGCCGAAATTCTCTCCGGCAACTTCTGGGCGGAAGACCGGAGCTGCATAGACTGGCTGAACTCTCAGCCGCCGAGATCAGTGATCTACGTGAGCTTCGGGAGCATAACGGTCGTCACAAGAGAGCAGTTGATGGAGTTCTGGCATGGTTTGGTGAATAGTTCTCAGAGATTCTTGTGGGTGATGCGGCCGGACTCCGTCGCCGGAAAAGAAGGCGGCGATGATGTTCCGGAGGAAGTGGTGGAGGGTACTAAAGAGAAGGGTTACATGGTGAAGTGGGCCCCGCAGGAGGAGGTGCTCAACCACCCTGCGGTGGGTGGGTTTTTGACGCACAGTGGATGGAACTCGACTCTGGAGAGCATTGTTGCAGGTGTACCGATGATTTGTTGGCCTTATTTTGGTGATCAAACCATTAATAGTAGGTTTGTGAGTGATGTTTGGGGGATGGGTTTGGATATCAAAGATAGTTGTGATAGATTGTTTGTTGAGAAAGCGGTTAGGGAGGTTATGGAAGTGAGGAAGGATGAGTTTTTGGAAAGGGCACAAGATTGGTCAAAACTTGCTAAAAAGGCTGTTAGGAAAGGAGGTTCATCATCAGTCAACTTGGATGATTTGGTTGACTACATTAGCTCATTGGTTATTTGA
- the LOC121765900 gene encoding 16.9 kDa class I heat shock protein 1-like produces the protein MPYRTNYSADFPVDKRGKTTLYLAKIAEGNRVVSKTISWGDTETDQGSVGVNEPSSSSSCGSASVDWRETVKAHVLKVDVPGFKKEEVKVVVEGGRVLKISGERSNKEEEEETDKWHCEERSNIGKFLRRLKLPKDANVDEVKAGVENGVLTVTVLKKEVGKEEVKVIDISG, from the coding sequence ATGCCATATCGAACGAATTATTCGGCTGATTTTCCTGTTGATAAGAGAGGGAAGACTACTTTATACCTTGCTAAGATTGCTGAGGGCAATCGTGTGGTGTCGAAAACGATCTCTTGGGGTGACACTGAAACAGACCAAGGATCGGTGGGTGTAAACGagccctcctcctcctcttcctgtGGTAGCGCCAGTGTTGACTGGAGAGAGACGGTGAAGGCGCATGTGTTGAAGGTGGATGTTCCCGGTTTCAAGAAAGAGGAAGTTAAGGTTGTGGTTGAGGGTGGTAGGGTTTTAAAGATCAGTGGAGAGAGGAGCAAcaaggaggaggaagaagaaactGACAAGTGGCACTGCGAGGAAAGGAGCAATATCGGCAAGTTTTTGCGGCGCTTGAAGCTGCCGAAGGATGCCAACGTGGATGAGGTGAAGGCGGGGGTGGAGAATGGAGTGCTGACGGTGACGGTGCTCAAGAAGGAAGTTGGCAAGGAGGAAGTTAAGGTCATTGATATCTCTGGTTAA
- the LOC121765766 gene encoding uncharacterized protein LOC121765766 isoform X1 — MEKLSRNLFLGENSCNNSQSIEKYLQNWKLPPSSASDIYKRSGILNYSHRFKLKTVEEEIPLSDGYASFNLFSDDLKLTYRKFDYLHLGRVEVALKPTKLDSNKSTTICLRNKSTILSMVESSLSEGPIYFSYFYSNSNFDFTLSDPDLATSLTLDIKIDGSKSTEEEKVVILMLRFQYNVMKGYQLVRSKSYHFVKESGRTTLYVTKVAQNNRVVSRKIIWDRVLVPERWLVENNAAFSKEQPRGNACVDWKEAADAHVLKVDVPGFGEEEVKVEIEASGGILQISGERREERGEEGYKWHCVERGGGMFLRRFKLPENAKLEELTMGLEKGVLTVTVPKINQVFG, encoded by the coding sequence ATGGAGAAATTATCTAGAAATTTATTTCTTGGTGAAAATAGCTGTAATAATTCTCAGAGCATTGAAAAATATCTTCAGAATTGGAAGCTCCCCCCTTCTTCAGCCTCAGATATTTACAAGCGAAGTGGTATTTTAAATTACAGTCATCGGTTCAAACTCAAAACAGTGGAGGAAGAAATTCCTTTATCTGATGGATACGCCTCTTTTAACCTCTTCTCCGATGATCTCAAATTGACTTACCGAAAATTTGATTACCTTCATTTAGGAAGAGTTGAGGTTGCTTTGAAACCCACAAAACTAGATTCAAACAAATCTACAACCATCTGTCTTCGTAATAAGAGCACAATCTTGAGCATGGTTGAATCAAGTTTAAGCGAAGGTCCAATTTACTTCTCCTACTTCTATTCCAATTCTAATTTTGATTTCACTTTGTCTGATCCTGATTTGGCTACTAGCTTAACCCTTGATATCAAAATCGACGGATCTAAATCTACTGAGGAAGAAAAAGTAGTAATTCTTATGTTAAGGTTTCAATACAATGTGATGAAAGGGTATCAGCTTGTCCGAAGTAAAAGTTATCATTTTGTTAAGGAGAGTGGAAGAACAACATTGTATGTTACTAAAGTTGCTCAAAACAACCGTGTGGTGTCGAGAAAGATCATTTGGGATAGGGTTTTGGTACCGGAAAGGTGGCTGGTTGAGAACAATGCCGCCTTTTCGAAGGAGCAACCCCGTGGTAATGCTTGCGTGGATTGGAAGGAGGCGGCGGATGCGCATGTGTTGAAGGTGGATGTGCCTGGATTCGGTGAAGAGGAAGTGAAGGTTGAGATTGAAGCTAGTGGTGGAATTCTCCAGATCAGTGGAGAGAGAAGGGAGGAGAGGGGGGAGGAGGGATACAAGTGGCACTGCGTGGAGAGGGGCGGTGGAATGTTCCTGCGCCGGTTCAAGTTGCCGGAGAATGCCAAGCTGGAGGAGTTGACGATGGGGTTGGAGAAAGGGGTGCTGACGGTGACGGTGCCGAAAATTAATCAAGTGTTTGGTTAA
- the LOC121765898 gene encoding 7-deoxyloganetic acid glucosyl transferase-like isoform X2, with translation MGSEGEKLPPHILIFPYPIQGHLSPMLNLAHLFCLSEFHVTFVVSDFSHRRLLQHTAVASTFAHHPGFQFRTISDGLPDDHPRAGERVLEVYPSVTNVMVPRFKKMMADEDFLASAARRPVTCFVADGLLSFAVDFAEESQIPLLYFRTSTLSNLWAFFHINELIAAKEVPVKDMDALVKSVPGMEGFLRRRDLPSFFRGGGEANDSLLKSLAAVSRQLVRAQGAIFNTFEDIEGPIISQLHSHIPKIYTIGPIHEHLKCRLIEKEAEAEILSGNFWAEDRSCIDWLNSQPPRSVIYVSFGSITVVTREQLMEFWHGLVNSSQRFLWVMRPDSVAGKEGGDDVPEEVVEGTKEKGYMVKWAPQEEVLNHPAVGGFLTHSGWNSTLESIVAGVPMICWPYFGDQTINSRFVSDVWGMGLDIKDSCDRLFVEKAVREVMEVRKDEFLERAQDWSKLAKKAVRKGGSSSVNLDDLVDYISSLVI, from the exons ATGGGATCCGAAGGTGAAAAGCTGCCGCCTCATATCCTCATCTTCCCCTATCCGATTCAAGGCCATCTCAGCCCCATGCTTAATCTAGCTCATCTCTTCTGCCTATCTGAATTCCACGTCACCTTCGTAGTCTCCGACTtcagccaccgccgcctcctccAGCACACCGCCGTCGCCTCCACCTTCGCCCACCACCCCGGCTTTCAGTTCCGGACGATCTCCGATGGCCTCCCCGACGATCATCCCCGCGCCGGGGAGAGAGTCTTGGAAGTCTACCCCTCCGTCACAAACGTGATGGTGCCGCGCTTCAAGAAGATGATGGCTGATGAGGATTTTTTGGCGTCCGCGGCGCGTAGGCCGGTTACGTGCTTCGTCGCCGACGGGTTGCTCAGCTTCGCCGTCGATTTTGCGGAGGAGAGTCAGATTCCTTTGCTGTATTTCCGAACTTCGACTCTTTCGAATTTATGGGCTTTTTTCCACATAAATGAGCTTATTGCAGCTAAAGAAGTTCCTGTTAAAG ACATGGATGCGTTAGTGAAAAGCGTACCGGGAATGGAGGGTTTCCTCCGCCGCCGCGACCTGCCGAGCTTCTTCCGGGGAGGCGGCGAAGCGAACGATTCGTTACTTAAGTCGTTGGCCGCCGTGTCGAGGCAGCTTGTGCGCGCGCAAGGTGCCATATTCAACACATTCGAAGACATCGAAGGTCCGATCATATCGCAACTACACAGCCACATACCAAAAATCTACACCATCGGCCCGATCCACGAGCACCTGAAATGCAGGCTCATCGAGAAGGAGGCCGAGGCCGAAATTCTCTCCGGCAACTTCTGGGCGGAAGACCGGAGCTGCATAGACTGGCTGAACTCTCAGCCGCCGAGATCAGTGATCTACGTGAGCTTCGGGAGCATAACGGTCGTCACAAGAGAGCAGTTGATGGAGTTCTGGCATGGTTTGGTGAATAGTTCTCAGAGATTCTTGTGGGTGATGCGGCCGGACTCCGTCGCCGGAAAAGAAGGCGGCGATGATGTTCCGGAGGAAGTGGTGGAGGGTACTAAAGAGAAGGGTTACATGGTGAAGTGGGCCCCGCAGGAGGAGGTGCTCAACCACCCTGCGGTGGGTGGGTTTTTGACGCACAGTGGATGGAACTCGACTCTGGAGAGCATTGTTGCAGGTGTACCGATGATTTGTTGGCCTTATTTTGGTGATCAAACCATTAATAGTAGGTTTGTGAGTGATGTTTGGGGGATGGGTTTGGATATCAAAGATAGTTGTGATAGATTGTTTGTTGAGAAAGCGGTTAGGGAGGTTATGGAAGTGAGGAAGGATGAGTTTTTGGAAAGGGCACAAGATTGGTCAAAACTTGCTAAAAAGGCTGTTAGGAAAGGAGGTTCATCATCAGTCAACTTGGATGATTTGGTTGACTACATTAGCTCATTGGTTATTTGA